The Bosea beijingensis genome contains the following window.
TATTGCTGTGCCGGCTCACCATGACCTCGGTTGACCGGATCGCGAATGGTTTCTGTAGCGCTGAAGACGGTTTCGAAGACCTGGGGCAGCATGGCCGCCGTCGATGCCATCAGCTTCACCGTCGAAGGGGGCAATCTCGTAGCCCTGCTCGGCCCGTCAGGCTGCGGCAAGTCGACGACCCTGCGGCTGATCGCCGGACTGGAAGACACCAGCAGCGGCACGATCGCGATCGGCGGACGCGATGTCACCCATGCCTCGCCCTCGCAGCGCGGCATCGCCATGGTCTTCCAGAACTACGCGCTGTTCCCGCATCTGAGCGTCGCCGAGAACATCCTGTTCGGGCTCAAGGTCCGCAAGGTCTCGCGGGCCGAGCGCGACGAGCGCCTCGCCCGCGCCGCCTCGATCCTCGGCCTCTCCGCCCTGCTCGAACGCAAGCCCTCGCAGCTCTCCGGCGGCCAGCAGCAGCGCGTCGCGCTCGGACGCGCCATCGTCGCCGAGGCGCCGGTCTGCCTGATGGACGAGCCGCTTTCCAATCTCGATGCTCAGTTGCGCGTCGAGATGCGCCGCGAGATCCGCGAATTGCAGCAGCGGCTCGGCATGACCATGGTCTATGTCACGCATGAT
Protein-coding sequences here:
- a CDS encoding ABC transporter ATP-binding protein; the protein is MVSVALKTVSKTWGSMAAVDAISFTVEGGNLVALLGPSGCGKSTTLRLIAGLEDTSSGTIAIGGRDVTHASPSQRGIAMVFQNYALFPHLSVAENILFGLKVRKVSRAERDERLARAASILGLSALLERKPSQLSGGQQQRVALGRAIVAEAPVCLMDEPLSNLDAQLRVEMRREIRELQQRLGMTMVYVTHDQVEAMTMADQVVLMRNGRIEQDAPPDVLYENPATIFAARFVGTPPMNVLPLATVQAKGGAITAPEGLDPVSLAVGIRPEMVEITGSGVTAEVVAVEYLGSDTLLETRIDGHSFIVKRPGKVRATAGEQIYITLSQSALHWFDQASERKVVRN